In Peromyscus eremicus chromosome 2, PerEre_H2_v1, whole genome shotgun sequence, a single genomic region encodes these proteins:
- the Fhl5 gene encoding four and a half LIM domains protein 5, whose amino-acid sequence MTSTQFDCQYCTVSLLGKKYVLKDDHLYCVSCYDQIFSNYCEQCKEPIESDSKDLCYKNRHWHEECFKCTKCHESLVEKPFVAKDERLLCTDCYSNECSSKCFHCKRTIMPGSRKMEFKGNYWHETCFVCEHCRQPIGTKPLISKESGNYCVPCFEKEFAQYCNFCKKVITSGGITFRDQLWHKECFLCSGCRKELCEEAFMSRDDFPFCLDCYNHLYAKKCAACTKPITGLRGAKFICFQDRQWHSECFNCGKCSVSLVGEGFLTQNTEIFCRKCGSGTDVDM is encoded by the exons ATGACAAGTACTCAATTTGATTGTCAATACTGCACGGTATCCCTTCTTGGGAAGAAGTATGTGCTCAAGGATGATCATCTATACTGCGTCTCCTGCTATGATCAGATCTTTTCTAACTATTGTGAGCAGTGCAAAGAACCAATTGAATCAGACTCTAAG GATCTTTGTTACAAAAACCGTCATTGGCATGAAGAATGCTTCAAGTGCACCAAATGTCATGAGTCTTTGGTGGAAAAGCCTTTTGTTGCCAAGGATGAGCGCCTGCTGTGCACAGACTGCTATTCTAACGAGTGTTCCTCCAAGTGCTTCCACTGCAAGAGAACCATCATGCCAG GTTCTCGGAAAATGGAATTTAAGGGCAACTACTGGCATGAAACCTGCTTTGTGTGTGAGCACTGCCGACAGCCAATAGGAACCAAGCCCCTGATCTCAAAAGAGAGTGGCAATTATTGTGTGCCGTGTTTCGAGAAGGAGTTTGCTCAATACTGCAACTTCTGTAAGAAG GTGATAACTTCTGGTGGGATAACCTTCCGAGACCAGTTATGGCACAAAGAATGCTTTCTGTGCAGCGGCTGCAGGAAAGAGCTTTGTGAGGAGGCGTTTATGTCCAGGGATGATTTCCCATTCTGCTTGGATTGCTACAACCATCTTTATGCCAAAAAGTGTGCAGCCTGCACCAAACCCATCACTG GTCTCAGAGGTGCGAAGTTCATCTGCTTTCAAGACCGCCAGTGGCACAGTGAATGCTTCAACTGTGGGAAGTGCTCCGTCTCCCTGGTGGGTGAAGGATTCTTGACTCAGAACACGGAAATCTTCTGCCGCAAGTGTGGTTCCGGGACAGACGTTGACATGTAG
- the LOC131904629 gene encoding translation machinery-associated protein 7-like: protein MLGCKSGKKKPVKQPKKQAKEMDEEDKAFKQKQKEEKKLKKLKAKATSKGPLATGGIKKSGKK from the coding sequence ATGTTGGGCTGCAAAAGTGGCAAAAAGAAGCCCGTGAAACAGCCCAAGAAGCAGGCCAAGGAGATGGATGAGGAAGATAAGGCTTTcaagcagaaacaaaaagaggagaagaaactcaagaaactaaaagccAAGGCCACAAGCAAGGGACCCCTGGCCACAGGTGGAATTAAGAAATCTGGCAAAAAGTAA